A window of the Streptomyces sp. JB150 genome harbors these coding sequences:
- a CDS encoding YcaO-like family protein codes for MTTLPLEALVDPVCGIVRKVKPVEHPPGTPPRYTAMTAEVADARKLGLWPADRVSLGTSFGDPETARIAAIAEGVERYCGNRLPPPGHRDAPLHSTAAELTRKGLRLYGPGDLPAYADWQYTRPKFPYRPLTDDTPALWTRGTERLPGGESTEVWAPVSLTHLNWRQGDLRSLPRTHHLNYAGIATGQGFDDAVERGLLEIAERDALELWWHLDGPARGIDPDTVPGLADDLAGSGLRVWITEMPSEFAPCMAALVHDPRLGLYAAGFACKYDPAEAARKAVLEAVHTWVFTQGLTGPDGWVFEAVDAGLLAKGLYLDHREDRRYLDSCGPHFEHVRDLGAHVQVWLDPRMATEARRFTDPALGVVPVDAVEPGSPDRMRRALERGGHRVMTFDLTTEDIAETGLRVARVLVSGLLPNAPAAFGYFGCPRLADAALARGWRTTPPRAPEDFTLAPPPHM; via the coding sequence ATGACGACGCTGCCGCTGGAAGCCCTGGTAGACCCGGTCTGCGGCATCGTCCGCAAGGTGAAGCCCGTCGAACACCCGCCGGGCACACCGCCCCGCTACACCGCGATGACCGCCGAGGTCGCCGACGCCCGCAAGCTCGGCCTGTGGCCCGCCGACCGGGTCTCGCTCGGCACCTCCTTCGGCGACCCCGAGACCGCCCGGATCGCCGCGATAGCCGAGGGAGTCGAACGCTACTGCGGCAACCGCCTCCCGCCACCCGGCCACCGCGACGCGCCCCTGCACTCCACCGCCGCCGAACTCACCCGCAAGGGCCTGCGCCTGTACGGCCCCGGCGACCTGCCCGCGTACGCCGACTGGCAGTACACCCGGCCCAAGTTCCCCTACCGACCCCTCACCGACGACACCCCCGCCCTGTGGACCCGCGGCACCGAACGGCTGCCCGGCGGGGAGAGCACCGAGGTGTGGGCACCCGTGTCGCTCACCCACCTCAACTGGCGCCAGGGCGACCTGCGTTCGCTGCCGCGCACCCACCACCTCAACTACGCCGGCATCGCCACCGGCCAGGGCTTCGACGACGCCGTGGAACGCGGCCTGCTGGAGATCGCCGAACGCGACGCGCTGGAACTGTGGTGGCACCTCGACGGACCCGCCCGCGGCATCGACCCGGACACCGTGCCCGGCCTCGCCGACGACCTCGCCGGATCCGGGCTGCGCGTCTGGATCACCGAGATGCCCTCCGAGTTCGCCCCCTGCATGGCCGCCCTCGTCCACGACCCGCGCCTCGGCCTGTACGCCGCCGGCTTCGCCTGCAAGTACGACCCGGCCGAGGCCGCCCGCAAGGCCGTCCTCGAAGCCGTGCACACCTGGGTCTTCACCCAGGGCCTCACCGGACCCGACGGCTGGGTCTTCGAGGCCGTCGACGCCGGACTCCTCGCCAAGGGCCTCTACCTCGACCACCGCGAGGACCGCCGCTACCTCGACTCCTGCGGCCCCCACTTCGAGCACGTCCGGGACCTCGGCGCACACGTCCAGGTGTGGCTCGACCCGCGGATGGCCACCGAGGCCCGCCGGTTCACCGACCCCGCCCTCGGGGTCGTGCCCGTCGACGCCGTCGAGCCCGGCAGCCCGGACCGGATGCGGCGCGCGCTGGAGCGTGGCGGCCACCGGGTCATGACCTTCGACCTGACCACGGAGGACATCGCCGAGACCGGACTGCGCGTCGCCCGCGTCCTGGTCTCCGGACTGCTCCCCAACGCCCCCGCCGCCTTCGGCTACTTCGGCTGCCCCCGCCTCGCCGACGCCGCCCTGGCCCGCGGCTGGCGCACCACGCCGCCGCGCGCCCCGGAGGACTTCACCCTCGCCCCTCCGCCGCACATGTGA
- a CDS encoding SagB/ThcOx family dehydrogenase, with protein sequence MDLVTALARARSAERPGPDTPAGPAVPDWPGPAHALPPATPGRLDLDRLLRLSLAAADPTGRLRPTPSAGALHPVDALLVVGDGCSLPPGRYGYDPLRHRVHHLGPAPHGTPPGTTVELTVTPRRTESHYGHRAWPLLLLDTGHATAALRLAAQALGTPRPDLRLDGTTESPLAAVHLPPPGAEPESYAPEHPGQEADEPPSPADVPTPTDLLTRRSAPPPLTGTPARDDLRHVLAAAQAAGAGRLRWCAAVGAPEPELVETAPDGTLRRLAAGEARPTLAVWAAGQRWLADAGAVLLAYGCPSDADAVRIRGDHLHAGHAVGRAQFAAGRRALAARPVGSWQRADLGAALGGAPHQNWIVHGLALGSGRPEKRTS encoded by the coding sequence GTGGATCTGGTCACCGCCCTCGCCCGGGCCCGCAGCGCCGAGCGGCCCGGCCCCGACACCCCCGCCGGGCCCGCCGTCCCCGACTGGCCGGGCCCCGCTCACGCGCTGCCCCCGGCCACGCCCGGCCGGCTCGACCTGGACCGGCTGCTGCGCCTGTCGCTGGCCGCCGCCGACCCCACCGGGCGGCTGCGGCCCACCCCGTCCGCGGGCGCGCTGCACCCCGTCGACGCCCTGCTCGTCGTCGGCGACGGCTGCTCCCTGCCGCCCGGACGCTACGGCTACGACCCGCTGCGCCACCGCGTCCACCACCTGGGCCCGGCCCCGCACGGCACCCCGCCCGGGACGACCGTCGAACTGACCGTCACCCCCCGGCGCACGGAAAGCCACTACGGCCACCGCGCCTGGCCCCTGCTGCTGCTCGACACCGGGCACGCCACCGCCGCGCTGCGGCTCGCCGCCCAGGCCCTCGGGACACCCCGGCCGGACCTCCGCCTCGACGGCACCACCGAGTCGCCACTGGCCGCCGTACACCTCCCGCCGCCCGGCGCGGAGCCGGAGTCGTACGCTCCCGAGCACCCCGGCCAGGAGGCGGACGAGCCCCCCTCCCCAGCGGACGTCCCCACCCCCACCGACCTGCTGACCCGCCGCAGCGCCCCGCCACCCCTCACCGGCACCCCCGCGCGTGACGACCTGCGGCACGTGCTGGCCGCCGCACAGGCCGCCGGGGCCGGGCGGCTGCGGTGGTGCGCGGCCGTCGGCGCGCCCGAACCGGAACTCGTCGAGACCGCGCCCGACGGCACCCTGCGGCGGCTCGCCGCCGGGGAGGCCCGGCCGACCCTCGCCGTCTGGGCGGCCGGACAGCGCTGGCTCGCCGACGCGGGCGCCGTCCTGCTCGCCTACGGCTGCCCGTCCGACGCCGACGCCGTACGCATCCGCGGCGACCACCTGCACGCCGGACACGCGGTCGGCCGCGCCCAGTTCGCCGCCGGGCGGCGCGCACTGGCCGCCCGCCCCGTCGGCTCCTGGCAGCGGGCCGACCTGGGCGCCGCGCTGGGCGGCGCACCCCACCAGAACTGGATCGTCCACGGCCTGGCCCTCGGGTCCGGCCGACCCGAGAAGAGGACCTCGTGA
- a CDS encoding ABC transporter ATP-binding protein, translated as MIVHPELRHAARHARRTLLAATLLQGAVTLSWLAQAVLLAQALAAIARGTTGSLPALLTAVLAVVAVRAVLGCAQRRTAARAGARVRVRLRDELLAHLGRLGPAHLTTARAGAVRTTLVDGVEGVDAYVSRYLPQLIVTLAAPPLLLVAVAFIEPRALLGLVPALLLALAGPRAWDRLLARRGKEHWDTYEGLGADYLEALQGMPALRAAGAVGRTRRRLEERSAALHRATVAKLRVSLVDTGITDLAIQGGTAAAALLACWTSATGATTPAGTYLVLLLAGECFRPVRDLAREWHAGYLGVSAADGLAALRTAAPAVEDTGREPAAWPTAPRLTFDGVEFTYPGAARPTLRSVTFTAEAGRTTAIVGPSGAGKSTLLALLLRHHDPQRGRITADGRDTTAYTLDSLRRGIAVVSQETYLFPATIADNLRLAAPDATDDDLVRAARAAGVHDEITALPDGYATVLGERGATLSGGQRQRLALARALLADAPVLVLDEATSAVDERREADIVRDLTAAARGRTVLVVAHRLAAVRHADRIVVLADGRVDAVGDHHTLVAAGGLYAELAAAGRTHEKGLAA; from the coding sequence GTGATCGTCCATCCGGAGCTGCGCCACGCCGCACGGCACGCGCGGCGCACGCTGCTCGCGGCCACCCTCCTCCAGGGAGCCGTCACCCTGAGCTGGCTCGCCCAGGCCGTCCTGCTCGCCCAGGCCCTCGCCGCCATCGCGCGCGGCACGACCGGCTCCCTGCCCGCGCTCCTCACGGCGGTCCTCGCCGTCGTCGCCGTGCGCGCCGTCCTCGGCTGCGCCCAGCGACGCACCGCCGCCCGCGCCGGCGCGCGCGTCCGGGTCCGGCTGCGCGACGAACTCCTCGCCCACCTCGGCCGGCTGGGCCCCGCGCACCTCACCACCGCCCGCGCCGGAGCCGTCCGCACCACCCTGGTCGACGGCGTCGAAGGCGTCGACGCCTACGTCTCCCGCTACCTGCCCCAGCTGATCGTCACCCTCGCCGCGCCGCCCCTGCTGCTCGTCGCCGTGGCTTTCATCGAGCCGCGCGCCCTCCTCGGACTCGTCCCCGCCCTCCTCCTCGCCCTCGCCGGCCCCCGCGCCTGGGACCGGCTGCTCGCCCGGCGCGGCAAGGAGCACTGGGACACCTACGAGGGACTGGGCGCCGACTACCTCGAAGCCCTCCAGGGCATGCCCGCGCTGCGCGCCGCCGGTGCCGTCGGCCGCACCCGGCGCCGGCTGGAGGAGCGGTCGGCCGCACTGCACCGGGCCACCGTCGCCAAACTGCGCGTCTCGCTCGTCGACACGGGCATCACCGACCTCGCCATCCAGGGCGGCACCGCGGCCGCCGCGCTGCTCGCCTGCTGGACCTCGGCGACCGGCGCCACCACCCCGGCCGGCACCTACCTGGTGCTGTTGCTGGCCGGCGAGTGCTTCCGGCCCGTCCGCGACCTCGCCCGCGAATGGCACGCCGGATACCTCGGCGTGTCCGCCGCCGACGGACTCGCCGCCCTGCGCACCGCCGCACCCGCCGTCGAGGACACCGGCCGGGAACCGGCCGCCTGGCCCACCGCCCCCCGGCTGACCTTCGACGGCGTGGAGTTCACCTATCCCGGCGCCGCCCGCCCCACCCTCCGCTCGGTCACCTTCACCGCCGAAGCCGGCCGCACCACCGCGATCGTCGGCCCCTCCGGCGCGGGCAAGTCCACCCTGCTCGCCCTGCTGCTGCGCCACCACGACCCGCAGCGCGGCCGGATCACCGCCGACGGCCGCGACACGACCGCGTACACCCTCGACTCGCTGCGCCGCGGCATCGCCGTCGTCTCCCAGGAGACGTACCTCTTCCCCGCCACCATCGCCGACAACCTGCGGCTGGCCGCGCCCGACGCCACCGACGACGACCTGGTCCGCGCCGCCCGCGCCGCCGGCGTCCACGACGAGATCACCGCCCTGCCCGACGGCTACGCCACCGTCCTCGGCGAACGCGGCGCCACCCTCTCCGGCGGCCAGCGGCAACGCCTCGCGCTGGCCCGCGCACTGCTCGCCGACGCGCCCGTCCTCGTCCTCGACGAGGCCACCAGCGCCGTCGACGAACGCCGCGAGGCGGACATCGTCCGCGATCTGACCGCCGCGGCGCGCGGCCGGACCGTCCTCGTCGTCGCGCACCGGCTGGCCGCCGTCCGGCACGCCGACCGCATCGTCGTCCTCGCCGACGGCCGCGTGGACGCCGTCGGCGACCACCACACCCTCGTCGCCGCCGGGGGACTGTACGCCGAGCTCGCCGCGGCGGGCCGTACGCACGAGAAGGGCCTCGCCGCATGA
- a CDS encoding ABC transporter ATP-binding protein, with translation MSTADTALAHPAPPARGALRALLPALAGHRAMITRTCAAALVEQGSLVTLVTFAAYTVGSAVSTGRAPTAGTVAVLAALVVLRALMTWREMDLSHDLAYRVLAELRVRVFDGLARSAPARVAGRRSGDLAATAMADVEALEFFYAHTTAQLLASGAVFTGGAMVLAAVEPWLLAALVPVAALLAAAPFAEARGRTDRGARTRQAAADLSADTVETVDGLRELLSFGRLTERRARLAERGERLGNAQRAEVTWDSVAAAVRDLLIVLAVLGVVAAAARAVTAGRLDGAWAPAAMALALSVLGPVAESARSLSQAMGLRAAAARVDAATKAPALAPEPATARPLPSGPLGVRLHGVSFAYDDRPVLRDLDLTVPAGQTLALVGASGAGKSTCAHLLARFWDPAGGAVQLVPESGDPVDLRDLGDADLRRAVAVVGQGTPLFHGTLAENLRLAAPDADDDRLAEVAALCGVDRIAPLDTPVGERGATLSGGQRARIALARALLRDPRVLVLDETTAHLDNSGDAELAAALARTRADRTTLVIAHRPATIRRADRIAVLEDGRIVETGTWRELTARPDGALTRVLAVTPR, from the coding sequence ATGAGCACCGCCGACACCGCGCTGGCGCACCCCGCACCGCCCGCCCGGGGCGCCCTGCGCGCGCTGCTGCCCGCACTCGCCGGGCACCGCGCCATGATCACCCGCACCTGTGCCGCCGCCCTCGTCGAACAGGGCTCCCTGGTCACCCTGGTGACCTTCGCGGCCTACACGGTCGGCAGCGCCGTCAGCACCGGCCGCGCCCCCACGGCCGGTACCGTCGCCGTCCTGGCCGCCCTCGTCGTGCTGCGCGCCCTGATGACCTGGCGGGAGATGGACCTCTCGCACGACCTGGCCTACCGCGTCCTCGCCGAGCTGCGGGTACGGGTCTTCGACGGGCTCGCCCGCAGCGCCCCCGCCCGGGTGGCGGGCCGCCGCAGCGGCGACCTCGCCGCCACCGCCATGGCCGACGTGGAGGCACTGGAGTTCTTCTACGCCCACACCACGGCCCAACTCCTCGCCTCGGGGGCGGTGTTCACCGGCGGCGCGATGGTCCTCGCCGCCGTGGAACCGTGGCTGCTGGCCGCCCTGGTCCCGGTCGCCGCGCTGCTCGCCGCGGCACCCTTCGCCGAGGCCCGCGGCCGCACCGACCGCGGCGCCCGCACCCGCCAGGCCGCCGCCGACCTGTCGGCCGACACCGTGGAAACCGTCGACGGCCTGCGCGAACTGCTGTCCTTCGGCCGCCTCACCGAGCGCCGCGCCCGCCTCGCCGAGCGCGGCGAGCGCCTGGGGAACGCCCAACGCGCCGAGGTGACCTGGGACTCCGTGGCCGCCGCCGTACGCGACCTGCTCATCGTCCTCGCCGTCCTCGGCGTCGTGGCCGCCGCCGCCCGGGCCGTGACCGCGGGGCGGCTGGACGGCGCGTGGGCGCCGGCCGCGATGGCGCTGGCCCTCTCCGTGCTGGGCCCGGTCGCCGAGTCGGCCAGGTCACTGAGCCAGGCCATGGGCCTGCGCGCCGCCGCGGCCCGCGTGGACGCCGCGACAAAGGCCCCCGCGCTCGCCCCCGAGCCCGCCACGGCCCGCCCCCTGCCCTCCGGCCCGCTCGGCGTCCGGCTGCACGGCGTCAGCTTCGCCTACGACGACCGTCCGGTGCTGCGCGACCTCGACCTCACCGTCCCGGCCGGGCAGACCCTCGCTCTCGTCGGCGCCTCCGGCGCCGGCAAGTCCACCTGCGCCCACCTGCTGGCCCGCTTCTGGGACCCGGCCGGCGGCGCCGTCCAGCTCGTCCCGGAGTCCGGCGACCCCGTCGACCTGCGCGACCTCGGCGACGCCGACCTGCGCCGCGCCGTCGCCGTCGTCGGCCAGGGCACCCCCCTCTTCCACGGCACCCTCGCCGAGAACCTGCGCCTGGCCGCGCCCGACGCCGACGACGACCGGCTCGCCGAGGTGGCGGCGCTGTGCGGCGTCGACCGCATCGCCCCCCTCGACACCCCCGTCGGCGAGCGCGGCGCCACCCTCTCCGGCGGCCAGCGCGCCCGCATCGCCCTGGCCCGCGCCCTGCTCCGCGATCCGCGGGTCCTCGTCCTCGACGAGACCACCGCCCACCTCGACAACAGCGGTGACGCCGAACTCGCCGCCGCCCTGGCCCGCACCCGCGCCGACCGCACCACCCTCGTCATCGCCCACCGCCCCGCCACCATCCGCCGGGCCGACCGCATCGCCGTACTCGAGGACGGACGCATCGTGGAGACGGGCACCTGGCGGGAACTCACCGCCCGCCCCGACGGCGCCCTCACCCGCGTCCTGGCCGTGACCCCGCGCTGA
- a CDS encoding VOC family protein — translation MATRLVQINMKAQDDTALGRFWAQALGWGVDSEGPGVTNLEPVGFSYPDPTAVCVDIITRPEPKTVKNRVHLDLATTSTGHQAELLERLKDLGATLADIGQGDVPWKVMADPEGNEFCVLDPRPVYQDTGPIAAVVVDCTDPRLMARFWGEAMDWTLHEVTDDHATLRSAAGVGPYLEFVRTPDPKRVWNRVHLDVSPYPGDDMAAEAARLRALGATDPGIDQSAIHWTVLADPEGNEFCLLTPR, via the coding sequence ATGGCAACACGACTCGTACAGATCAACATGAAAGCCCAGGACGACACCGCGCTCGGCCGGTTCTGGGCTCAGGCACTCGGGTGGGGTGTCGACAGCGAGGGACCCGGCGTCACCAACCTCGAACCCGTGGGCTTCTCCTACCCGGACCCCACGGCCGTCTGCGTCGACATCATCACGCGTCCGGAACCCAAGACGGTCAAGAACCGCGTGCACCTTGATCTGGCCACCACCTCGACCGGCCATCAAGCGGAACTGCTCGAGCGTTTGAAGGACCTCGGAGCGACCCTCGCCGACATCGGCCAGGGCGACGTGCCCTGGAAGGTCATGGCCGACCCCGAGGGCAACGAGTTCTGCGTCCTGGACCCCCGGCCGGTCTACCAGGACACCGGGCCGATCGCCGCCGTCGTGGTCGACTGCACCGACCCGCGGTTGATGGCCCGGTTCTGGGGCGAGGCGATGGACTGGACGCTGCACGAGGTCACCGACGACCACGCCACCCTGCGCTCCGCCGCCGGCGTCGGCCCCTACCTGGAGTTCGTCCGCACCCCCGACCCCAAGCGCGTGTGGAACCGCGTCCACCTCGACGTCAGCCCCTACCCCGGCGACGACATGGCCGCGGAGGCGGCCCGACTGCGCGCGCTGGGCGCGACCGACCCCGGCATCGATCAGTCCGCGATCCACTGGACCGTTCTCGCCGACCCGGAAGGCAACGAGTTCTGCCTCCTCACCCCCCGCTGA